The following are encoded in a window of Rubellicoccus peritrichatus genomic DNA:
- a CDS encoding sulfatase, translating into MSDSKRPNILWVSFEDTNPFYGCYGDPVARTPNLDQLATDGCRWPRAYSTAGVCAPARFAVITGVYAISAGTHHMRTTQVTHELPDFPAPYSAVTPAHVKCLPEYLRAAGYYCSNNIKTDYQFDVPLTAWDDHSLSAHWRNRKDPDQPFFSVFNLAASHESGMWQKKHIDLIYDPEDMVVPPYFPDTPKVRDSMARMYTHITNNDAILGTLLKQLEEDGLAENTVIFHWSDHGPMPRGKRWPYDSGIHVPMIVRWPGSLAPDNVSDDLVSTIDLAPTVLSLAGLEVPYHMQGQAFLGPKQATEPREYVHASRDRHDVSYDRVRAVRDKKFKYIRNYCPHLSRLPWMHYLNQHPIMQELWRLHLHGELNETQQVMFESVRSVEELYDTEADPYELNNLAADPAFADDLKRLQKEMDRWLNDVGDMGEIPEAEMVRRWYPDGKQPQTVAPVFVCINEEHPGIEFADASIEYDSPVILQIQSPTEGASVAYRFPDDEPDSWRLYTEPLRLKTGRNEVITKAVRIGYADSDEASTVVHVK; encoded by the coding sequence ATGAGTGATTCCAAACGACCAAACATCCTGTGGGTTTCCTTTGAGGATACCAATCCCTTCTACGGTTGCTATGGTGATCCTGTTGCGCGTACGCCCAACTTGGATCAGCTTGCGACTGATGGCTGCCGTTGGCCGCGTGCCTATTCTACGGCGGGGGTATGCGCCCCGGCAAGGTTTGCCGTCATCACGGGAGTGTATGCGATTTCGGCTGGCACACATCATATGCGGACAACTCAGGTCACTCATGAGCTGCCGGATTTTCCTGCACCATATTCGGCAGTCACTCCGGCGCATGTTAAGTGTCTCCCGGAATACCTCAGGGCTGCGGGTTACTATTGTTCCAACAATATTAAGACTGACTATCAGTTCGATGTTCCGCTGACTGCCTGGGATGATCATAGCTTGAGTGCGCATTGGCGTAATCGAAAAGATCCGGACCAGCCATTCTTTTCAGTGTTCAATCTGGCAGCTTCACATGAAAGTGGGATGTGGCAGAAAAAACATATTGATCTGATTTATGATCCTGAAGATATGGTCGTACCGCCTTACTTTCCGGATACACCCAAGGTTCGTGATTCGATGGCCAGGATGTATACACACATCACCAACAATGATGCTATTCTTGGGACGCTTTTAAAGCAACTGGAGGAGGACGGCCTTGCTGAGAATACCGTGATTTTTCATTGGAGTGACCATGGCCCGATGCCCCGGGGAAAACGCTGGCCTTATGATTCCGGGATTCATGTCCCGATGATTGTGCGCTGGCCTGGTAGTCTTGCGCCTGACAATGTGAGCGATGATTTGGTCAGTACGATTGATCTTGCTCCAACGGTTTTATCATTGGCTGGTCTGGAGGTCCCTTATCATATGCAGGGGCAGGCTTTTCTGGGGCCAAAGCAAGCGACGGAACCAAGGGAGTATGTTCACGCCTCTCGTGATCGTCATGACGTGAGCTATGATCGGGTTCGAGCAGTGAGGGACAAAAAGTTTAAATATATTCGTAATTATTGTCCTCATCTTAGCCGTTTGCCATGGATGCACTACTTGAATCAGCATCCCATTATGCAGGAGCTTTGGCGACTGCATTTGCACGGTGAATTAAATGAGACTCAGCAAGTCATGTTTGAGTCTGTCCGTTCAGTGGAGGAACTTTACGATACGGAAGCAGATCCTTACGAACTGAATAATCTGGCAGCGGATCCGGCTTTTGCAGATGACCTGAAAAGGTTGCAAAAGGAAATGGATCGGTGGCTGAACGATGTTGGTGACATGGGAGAGATTCCCGAGGCGGAAATGGTGCGGCGCTGGTATCCCGATGGGAAGCAGCCTCAGACTGTAGCTCCCGTTTTCGTATGTATCAATGAGGAGCACCCAGGGATTGAGTTTGCCGATGCATCGATCGAATATGATTCTCCGGTTATCCTTCAGATACAATCACCAACAGAAGGCGCTTCAGTTGCCTACAGGTTTCCTGATGATGAGCCTGATTCCTGGCGTCTCTATACTGAGCCGTTGAGGCTTAAGACCGGTCGCAATGAAGTCATTACCAAGGCGGTAAGAATTGGCTACGCAGATAGCGATGAGGCCAGCACAGTTGTCCATGTGAAATGA
- a CDS encoding alpha-amylase family glycosyl hydrolase encodes MKKRFIYQILTAGTFILGSLAYAQVSNFTQLNYRGTSNSWNTQAMVLVSDNLWLTDVSFNGTGNPDRFKFDTSFDFSGNYGDIEGDGIAEADGADILVPQGAGDYRITLNDTTLEYTIYKRNFLEVFFRGTPNSFDLSQQMALVDHNTWLIEVTFVGNPGDRFVFDSSQDWSGKLGDTAADGKVELNGGDIAITEAGDYVIILNDETLEYSVVNMSAKNFNQVYLRGTINGWGSAPMTFVGDHTWEIEANFLGQASDRFKFDRFGDWSEFYGDNQQDGVTEVGGADIAITAGRYRITFNDDTLAYTTELLSAAELIQLGYDYSKEMTTFAIWSPDTSNVKLSIDGDTFTLLKQPDGNGYTDVYAIQIYGDLNLFEYYFLIDDVQVRDPYGRMVIPGTDTNIVVDLSLTDPVGGRVAPPALAEREDAIIYEVHVRDFTIHSSSGVDANKRGKFLGMVQPGTSFNGVSTGLQHLKDLGVTHVQLLPMYDYGTCSAKDPEDAPGCYNWGYDPENFNVPEERYAVDPMDYLGRIEELKTMIDELHANGIRVIMDVVYNHTWVIETDDGNGGRQFVHPDGERMFSDITLDYFNTNAPGTVGLAGTGNSINPRVAMVSRMIRDSLEYWVEEIGVDGFRFDLIGIFDYDDVEAWASYLHAKYPDRDLLIYGEPWNGFATDPDEADRVRLGTVGLIADSHVGCFNPKYREAIKGNNDDGTGGGFAFNQVGNIWEIQVGSRGGIRFSYNPTQTVSTWDSMFAIDPEQSINYVSAHDNLCLWDKIEAWATLNNVSDPVYKKRITTFANGMVLTSQGIPFLHGGEEMLRTKQGIRDSYKSPDSVNQFDWQLKVDNIDIFNYYQDVIGYRLAHPGFRMNTWQEITNNVSTFSPFASVIVNHIFGAGNNGDTWSEIYVIYNSGPNTTITLPAGTWKVAIEKADPAEGNDRIVSGSILAEGTAVTVLYKD; translated from the coding sequence ATGAAAAAAAGGTTCATTTATCAAATACTTACCGCGGGCACCTTCATACTGGGTAGTCTGGCGTATGCTCAAGTTAGTAACTTCACCCAACTTAACTATAGGGGAACGAGTAATAGTTGGAATACACAGGCTATGGTTCTTGTTTCTGATAATCTATGGCTGACGGATGTTTCGTTTAACGGGACTGGAAATCCGGATCGTTTTAAATTCGATACATCATTTGATTTCTCAGGAAATTATGGTGATATCGAAGGTGACGGTATCGCTGAAGCCGATGGTGCAGATATCCTTGTGCCGCAAGGGGCAGGGGATTATCGAATCACGCTGAACGATACCACGCTGGAGTATACTATCTACAAGCGGAACTTTCTGGAAGTATTCTTTCGAGGAACGCCAAACAGTTTTGATTTGAGTCAGCAGATGGCGCTTGTCGATCACAACACATGGTTAATTGAAGTCACTTTTGTCGGCAATCCTGGCGATCGCTTTGTCTTTGACTCATCGCAGGACTGGTCCGGGAAACTGGGCGATACAGCTGCGGATGGTAAGGTTGAGCTTAACGGGGGTGATATCGCAATTACTGAAGCCGGCGATTATGTTATTATTCTGAACGATGAAACACTGGAATACAGTGTTGTGAACATGAGCGCAAAAAACTTTAACCAAGTTTATTTGCGCGGCACCATCAATGGATGGGGATCGGCTCCAATGACTTTTGTTGGCGATCATACCTGGGAAATTGAAGCAAATTTTCTAGGGCAGGCATCGGATCGTTTTAAGTTCGACCGCTTTGGTGATTGGTCGGAATTTTACGGCGACAATCAACAGGATGGTGTTACCGAAGTTGGTGGTGCCGATATTGCAATCACTGCGGGTCGTTATCGGATTACCTTTAATGATGATACCCTGGCTTACACGACAGAATTACTGAGTGCTGCCGAGCTTATTCAGCTGGGATACGATTACAGCAAGGAGATGACGACGTTTGCGATTTGGTCACCGGATACGAGCAACGTCAAATTGTCGATTGACGGTGATACTTTTACCTTGCTCAAGCAACCTGATGGGAATGGTTACACGGATGTCTACGCTATTCAGATTTACGGTGATCTGAATCTGTTCGAGTATTACTTTCTCATTGATGATGTGCAAGTGCGTGATCCATATGGCCGCATGGTCATCCCGGGGACGGATACCAATATCGTTGTCGATCTGAGTCTGACAGATCCTGTCGGCGGACGTGTGGCACCGCCTGCTTTGGCCGAACGTGAGGATGCGATCATCTACGAAGTGCATGTTCGCGACTTTACGATCCATTCCTCTTCTGGAGTTGATGCAAACAAGCGTGGCAAGTTTCTTGGCATGGTTCAGCCGGGCACTTCATTTAATGGCGTCAGTACTGGTTTGCAGCACTTGAAAGACCTGGGTGTCACGCATGTGCAGCTTTTGCCGATGTATGATTATGGAACGTGCTCTGCCAAGGACCCGGAGGATGCTCCTGGCTGCTATAACTGGGGTTACGATCCGGAGAACTTCAATGTCCCGGAAGAACGTTATGCTGTCGATCCGATGGACTATCTGGGACGGATTGAAGAGTTGAAAACAATGATCGACGAACTGCACGCCAATGGCATTCGCGTAATCATGGATGTGGTTTATAACCATACCTGGGTTATTGAAACTGATGATGGTAATGGGGGGCGCCAGTTCGTACATCCCGATGGCGAGCGCATGTTTTCCGATATCACTTTGGATTACTTCAACACCAACGCACCGGGTACTGTTGGCCTCGCTGGGACTGGTAACTCAATTAACCCACGCGTTGCAATGGTCAGTCGTATGATTCGTGATTCGCTTGAATACTGGGTTGAAGAGATCGGGGTCGACGGGTTCCGCTTTGATCTGATCGGCATCTTTGATTACGACGATGTTGAAGCTTGGGCCAGCTACCTGCATGCAAAGTATCCAGATCGTGACTTGCTCATCTACGGTGAACCATGGAATGGCTTTGCAACTGATCCGGATGAAGCTGATCGCGTGCGCCTTGGCACCGTTGGTTTAATTGCGGATTCGCATGTCGGTTGTTTTAATCCTAAGTATCGTGAGGCCATTAAAGGGAATAACGACGACGGTACTGGCGGTGGCTTTGCCTTTAATCAAGTGGGCAATATATGGGAGATACAAGTCGGTAGTCGCGGTGGGATTCGCTTTTCCTACAATCCGACTCAGACAGTCAGCACTTGGGATTCGATGTTCGCCATCGATCCGGAGCAATCCATCAATTATGTCTCCGCGCATGATAATCTTTGCCTCTGGGACAAGATTGAGGCTTGGGCTACTCTCAATAACGTGAGTGATCCGGTTTACAAGAAGCGCATTACAACCTTTGCCAATGGCATGGTGCTGACCTCACAGGGGATTCCTTTTCTGCATGGCGGTGAAGAGATGCTACGGACCAAGCAGGGGATTCGTGACAGCTATAAATCACCGGACAGTGTGAACCAGTTTGACTGGCAACTGAAGGTCGATAATATTGATATCTTCAATTACTATCAGGATGTGATTGGGTATCGCCTGGCTCATCCTGGTTTTCGGATGAATACCTGGCAGGAGATCACCAATAATGTCAGCACGTTCAGTCCGTTTGCCAGTGTGATTGTAAATCACATCTTTGGTGCTGGAAACAATGGTGATACCTGGAGTGAAATTTATGTGATCTATAATTCGGGCCCAAATACAACCATCACGCTTCCAGCGGGAACCTGGAAAGTTGCGATCGAAAAAGCGGATCCGGCTGAGGGAAATGATCGCATAGTCTCGGGAAGTATTTTGGCCGAGGGGACTGCGGTTACCGTGCTATACAAAGATTGA
- a CDS encoding TIM-barrel domain-containing protein, translated as MIPILNKIGNPLNIRKRRVGVFIALLAVSWSTSLFSQTTTVGSVTSATTQIESGKEKAVFGLSTGGTCEVIPYAPDLIRVKFDWGGIEAHEDIAIDRPLANWSAFPVTFTDGAVYTIETDELIVEVTKSPNIKIDFKDKTQSSQYLLKDKRMEYDTGYDPYNDSTFQLLKNSNDIASWYRVRVVKESPANESYFGLGEVPFQLNRRGQVVQGWNSDSFFWNDQKNPMYMTMPFMYGVQSPTGNHPGFAYGLFWNNPSRPNFMFQKERPFGGAQRNALNTVNDQFSFEATEGYVDYFFFGGGANHTPSEVLTRYTELTGMPALPAKWALGHHLSRWTYTEDQMRNIVATARNQNYPLDAIYFDIDYMDSDPHIVPPGGTFQDNEYRGNNDMRQLTFQDDPNNPNYWFKDGVSLISHLHANNVKTVPLIEAWLATADPLWTEANNLSHFIKNNNGSASIAWLFFGDVSYLDFTSTAMSDWWKAKQKNYLNTYAFDGIWNDLNEQADERDTVQDSQPIPLNGLYWNDGRYGSSTNDYRRQQMYMKNTYNVYQAANTYDTLAEQYPNTRPFVLSRAGWPGIQRYAFNWSGDNVNESAGGAYGQAPSIRVGLSTMISGQVFFGHDLGGFLGSVSSESMTRWAQWCSLMPFFRNHSGKWDQLREPWTYANANEIKEAIEFRYEIMPYFYSLAYRASTTGLPMNSPLFFSYPNDPQTHTAGSDLDFMVGPYMLASPIHQTGSTQRSTYLPSGTNWYYWHDDSLHTGGSTVVKSAPLNVIPLYVPEGAIVPTGPVSQYANEFKPLELTIHAWPSANSTSFTLYEDDGETFDHQSGEYAITELTNSISNGTWTFTIGAKQGTYDHGHTSYMVVRHAIDAPTSVQINSLAATSFGSLGALQGASSGYYYDNSSQQLYVKTDETNQAVTITAGDNSANQITVYYITDFANLIHYDAGIDGSWTTFPGEALSSSAFAGVKTFTINDTSAEFAFTDDGTNWDNNGGGNYIINSPGTYTVDPVSSTIVSGQPQTFTVHYLPPAGWAAGKMHYRANGGDWTVYPGVDMITSTADSNYFELSVYANSLTEIAFNDGGVQSENNNGSNYTIATPGTYTIDSTDNSVSSGPPGGIKLFYETSWNPAYVHYNADGNGWTTLPGAQMQATALSNFKYIEISADTLEFVFNDGNGTFDNNNGLNYNITQPGLYTIGFGGNLLPDYNPIRIQIYYESQLTPQTHIHYNVDNSGWTTVPGDLMVDDDDFPGYTYASIEGSTIEFAFTDDGTNWENNNNNNYTINAPGIYSVDPATNTVTSGYPAVTIYYATSWTNANIHFNADSSGWTAVPGVAMDNSTVAGYKVVTIDATNIEFAFNDNGGIWDSNGGLNYNVSGKGIYTVDNGVITEGKP; from the coding sequence ATGATACCAATACTAAACAAAATAGGGAATCCCCTAAACATACGAAAACGGAGGGTCGGCGTCTTCATTGCACTGCTCGCAGTCAGTTGGAGCACGTCCCTTTTCAGTCAAACCACCACAGTGGGATCCGTTACATCGGCCACCACACAAATCGAATCCGGAAAGGAGAAGGCAGTATTCGGACTGAGCACGGGCGGCACTTGTGAAGTCATTCCATATGCACCTGATCTTATCCGCGTTAAATTTGACTGGGGTGGAATCGAAGCACACGAAGACATTGCCATCGACCGGCCACTGGCAAACTGGAGCGCTTTCCCGGTCACCTTCACCGATGGTGCGGTTTATACAATTGAAACCGATGAACTGATTGTTGAGGTAACCAAAAGCCCTAACATCAAGATCGACTTCAAGGACAAGACCCAGAGCAGTCAATATCTCCTGAAAGACAAACGTATGGAGTATGACACGGGTTATGATCCCTACAACGACAGCACATTCCAGCTGCTGAAAAACAGCAACGATATCGCCTCGTGGTATCGCGTGCGTGTCGTTAAGGAAAGCCCCGCCAATGAGTCTTACTTTGGGTTGGGCGAAGTTCCCTTTCAATTGAATCGTCGCGGTCAGGTCGTTCAAGGATGGAACTCGGACTCATTCTTCTGGAATGATCAAAAGAACCCGATGTACATGACCATGCCTTTCATGTATGGTGTGCAAAGCCCGACCGGAAACCATCCGGGGTTTGCTTATGGTCTGTTTTGGAATAACCCGTCGCGTCCTAATTTCATGTTCCAAAAGGAACGCCCTTTTGGTGGCGCTCAACGCAATGCATTGAACACGGTTAACGATCAGTTCTCTTTCGAGGCAACTGAAGGTTATGTCGACTACTTCTTCTTCGGAGGCGGTGCAAACCACACTCCTTCAGAGGTCCTGACTCGTTATACCGAGCTGACCGGTATGCCAGCTTTGCCAGCCAAGTGGGCATTGGGGCATCACCTGTCACGCTGGACTTATACAGAAGACCAGATGCGCAACATCGTGGCCACTGCGCGGAATCAAAACTATCCTCTCGACGCGATCTACTTCGACATCGATTACATGGATAGTGACCCACACATCGTGCCACCTGGAGGCACCTTCCAGGACAACGAATACCGCGGCAACAATGACATGCGTCAGTTGACCTTCCAGGATGATCCGAATAACCCGAACTACTGGTTCAAGGACGGAGTCAGTTTGATCAGCCACCTGCACGCAAACAATGTTAAAACCGTACCATTGATCGAGGCATGGCTCGCCACCGCCGATCCGCTCTGGACTGAGGCCAACAACCTGTCTCACTTCATTAAAAATAACAACGGCAGCGCATCCATTGCCTGGCTCTTCTTCGGTGATGTTTCCTATCTCGACTTCACCAGCACAGCAATGTCCGACTGGTGGAAGGCCAAACAAAAGAACTACCTGAATACCTACGCTTTCGATGGTATCTGGAATGACTTGAATGAGCAGGCTGATGAACGTGACACCGTTCAGGATTCACAACCGATTCCCCTAAATGGTCTCTACTGGAATGATGGACGTTATGGCTCCAGCACAAACGACTATCGTCGCCAGCAGATGTATATGAAGAACACTTACAATGTTTATCAAGCTGCCAATACATATGATACACTTGCCGAACAGTATCCGAACACACGGCCGTTCGTGTTATCCCGTGCTGGGTGGCCCGGCATTCAGCGCTATGCATTCAACTGGAGTGGTGACAATGTAAACGAAAGCGCCGGTGGCGCCTACGGACAAGCCCCAAGCATAAGAGTTGGCTTGAGCACGATGATTTCCGGACAGGTCTTCTTCGGTCATGACCTTGGCGGATTCCTCGGCAGCGTCAGCAGCGAGTCGATGACCCGTTGGGCACAGTGGTGCAGTCTCATGCCTTTCTTCCGCAATCACTCAGGAAAATGGGATCAGCTACGCGAGCCATGGACTTACGCCAATGCCAATGAAATCAAGGAAGCGATCGAGTTCCGCTACGAGATCATGCCCTATTTCTATTCACTTGCTTATCGTGCATCAACAACTGGGCTTCCAATGAACAGTCCATTGTTCTTCTCTTACCCGAATGATCCCCAGACACACACTGCGGGCAGCGATCTCGATTTCATGGTAGGACCATACATGCTCGCATCACCGATTCATCAGACTGGTTCAACGCAGCGCAGTACCTATCTGCCAAGCGGAACAAACTGGTATTACTGGCACGATGATTCCCTGCACACTGGTGGCTCAACTGTGGTTAAGTCCGCACCATTGAATGTGATTCCACTCTATGTTCCGGAAGGCGCGATTGTTCCAACTGGACCCGTCTCACAATATGCCAACGAATTCAAACCACTGGAGCTGACCATCCACGCATGGCCAAGCGCAAACAGCACGAGCTTCACGCTCTATGAAGACGATGGCGAGACCTTCGATCACCAGTCCGGCGAGTATGCCATCACCGAATTGACGAATTCAATTTCAAATGGCACCTGGACCTTCACGATCGGAGCCAAGCAAGGTACTTATGATCACGGACACACCTCGTACATGGTTGTACGCCATGCCATTGATGCACCGACATCCGTCCAGATCAACAGCCTCGCAGCAACTTCGTTCGGTAGCCTCGGTGCATTGCAGGGAGCAAGCTCCGGTTACTACTATGACAATAGTTCGCAGCAGCTCTATGTAAAAACTGATGAAACGAACCAGGCCGTAACGATCACCGCAGGTGATAATTCAGCAAATCAGATAACAGTCTATTATATCACAGACTTCGCAAACCTCATTCACTACGATGCAGGCATTGATGGCAGCTGGACTACGTTCCCGGGTGAAGCCCTGTCCAGCAGCGCATTCGCTGGCGTGAAGACATTCACCATCAATGATACAAGTGCTGAGTTTGCCTTCACTGATGACGGTACTAACTGGGACAACAATGGCGGCGGCAACTACATCATCAACTCGCCAGGCACTTACACAGTTGATCCGGTTTCGAGCACGATTGTCAGTGGTCAGCCACAGACGTTCACCGTCCATTACCTGCCTCCAGCAGGCTGGGCAGCCGGCAAGATGCACTATCGTGCAAATGGTGGTGACTGGACCGTATATCCCGGCGTTGATATGATTACCAGTACAGCTGACAGTAATTACTTCGAGCTGAGCGTTTACGCGAACTCACTCACAGAAATCGCATTCAACGACGGTGGTGTTCAGTCCGAAAACAACAACGGCAGCAACTACACCATCGCCACACCTGGCACTTATACGATCGACTCGACTGACAATTCAGTCTCAAGCGGCCCTCCAGGAGGTATCAAACTGTTCTATGAAACATCATGGAACCCGGCTTATGTTCACTACAATGCCGATGGCAATGGCTGGACAACGCTCCCTGGCGCTCAGATGCAGGCAACGGCCTTGTCGAACTTCAAGTACATTGAGATCAGTGCAGACACGCTCGAGTTTGTCTTCAACGATGGTAATGGAACCTTCGACAACAACAATGGCCTCAACTACAACATCACACAGCCTGGTTTATACACAATCGGTTTTGGGGGTAACCTGCTTCCCGACTACAATCCGATTCGCATCCAAATCTATTACGAATCACAGCTCACACCGCAGACACACATTCATTACAATGTGGATAACTCGGGGTGGACTACAGTTCCCGGTGATCTGATGGTCGATGACGACGACTTCCCAGGTTATACCTACGCATCGATTGAAGGCTCGACTATCGAGTTTGCCTTCACCGACGACGGCACCAACTGGGAGAATAACAACAACAATAACTACACGATCAACGCTCCTGGAATCTATTCAGTTGATCCAGCCACGAACACAGTGACCTCCGGCTATCCAGCAGTAACCATCTACTATGCAACGAGCTGGACCAATGCCAATATCCACTTCAACGCAGACAGCAGCGGGTGGACAGCAGTACCTGGTGTGGCAATGGACAACAGCACAGTGGCAGGTTATAAGGTCGTTACAATCGATGCGACCAACATTGAATTCGCCTTCAATGACAATGGTGGCATCTGGGACAGTAATGGCGGCCTTAACTACAATGTTTCTGGCAAGGGAATATACACGGTTGATAACGGTGTTATCACCGAGGGGAAGCCTTGA
- a CDS encoding PEP-CTERM sorting domain-containing protein (PEP-CTERM proteins occur, often in large numbers, in the proteomes of bacteria that also encode an exosortase, a predicted intramembrane cysteine proteinase. The presence of a PEP-CTERM domain at a protein's C-terminus predicts cleavage within the sorting domain, followed by covalent anchoring to some some component of the (usually Gram-negative) cell surface. Many PEP-CTERM proteins exhibit an unusual sequence composition that includes large numbers of potential glycosylation sites. Expression of one such protein has been shown restore the ability of a bacterium to form floc, a type of biofilm.), with product MLTTIRLPFLLLAAFPLCGITVQAVEIVSNSFEGTAGDSWTYGLDPNATFNSGGDTWAETPSMVSFNFNTAPDGAQFWGGRDMDGNAAFTTTTRGWIVFESIDVSAYADVDLTFFWAGQSNVPEIGYLVSTTTNGTDALIIPDTNLNNVVPGGVTLASSPGGGFSQDWTQVTVNIDNSVTNVAFALYGLSDSGTRYIGYDNVVLAGTIPEPGLTALTFAGLVCAFVIVRRRRRR from the coding sequence ATGCTCACAACCATTCGATTACCCTTTCTTTTACTCGCAGCATTTCCGCTTTGTGGAATAACGGTCCAGGCCGTTGAGATTGTTTCAAATAGCTTTGAAGGCACCGCTGGTGACAGCTGGACTTACGGTTTGGATCCCAATGCCACTTTTAATTCTGGTGGTGATACCTGGGCGGAAACGCCATCAATGGTCAGTTTCAATTTTAATACCGCTCCTGATGGTGCTCAGTTCTGGGGAGGGCGCGACATGGATGGGAATGCAGCTTTTACCACGACCACACGCGGCTGGATTGTTTTTGAGAGTATTGACGTCTCTGCATATGCCGACGTGGACTTAACCTTCTTCTGGGCCGGACAAAGTAATGTCCCGGAGATTGGCTATTTGGTATCCACCACGACGAACGGGACCGATGCATTGATCATTCCAGACACCAATTTGAATAATGTTGTTCCTGGTGGTGTTACATTGGCAAGCAGCCCGGGCGGAGGTTTTTCCCAGGATTGGACGCAAGTTACAGTAAATATTGATAACTCAGTCACCAATGTCGCTTTTGCCCTCTATGGGCTTTCCGATAGTGGAACACGTTACATCGGATATGATAACGTGGTTCTTGCAGGCACCATTCCCGAGCCAGGTCTTACTGCACTGACATTTGCAGGTTTGGTTTGCGCTTTCGTTATTGTTCGTCGCAGAAGGCGGAGATAA
- a CDS encoding glycoside hydrolase family 172 protein: MNHSLNNSLGTLAYLSNGESRSISSENPNGKVAGGGRALPPGKDDPGGNQACRELSQGWKVSPNQPIKALETFTIADIEGPGCVQSIWMTTAFVAYRDMILRIYYDDQEHPSVECPLGDFYASAFTKPDRFAQLNSQAVCLNPGSGFNCFWPMPFRKRFRMTLENRNPDKDMILFYQVNYSLEPVPDNVAYFHAQFRRVNPVPYERVYTIVDGLNGQGHYAGTYLAWGVNNAGWWGEGEIKFYIDDDIPEGVATEAAIAEHGGDSFPTICGTGTEDYFGGSYNFEDKQNARYQEFSTPYMGVPHVMRPDGLYDSQLRFSMYRWHIPDPIRFRKRLAVTIQALGWRSGGRYLPLRDDIASVAYWYQTLPTAPFPELLDRDCLEII, from the coding sequence ATGAATCACAGTTTAAATAATAGCCTTGGCACTCTTGCCTATCTTTCTAATGGCGAAAGCCGCTCTATTTCTTCAGAAAATCCCAATGGTAAGGTCGCTGGTGGAGGGCGAGCCTTGCCTCCGGGCAAGGATGACCCTGGCGGGAATCAGGCCTGTCGAGAGCTGAGCCAAGGCTGGAAGGTGAGTCCAAACCAGCCAATTAAAGCTCTGGAGACCTTTACTATCGCGGATATTGAAGGGCCTGGTTGTGTGCAGTCCATCTGGATGACGACCGCTTTTGTCGCTTATCGTGACATGATTCTGCGCATCTATTATGATGATCAGGAGCATCCTTCGGTTGAATGCCCATTGGGCGATTTCTATGCATCTGCCTTCACGAAACCGGATCGGTTTGCCCAGCTGAACTCGCAGGCTGTGTGCCTGAATCCGGGGAGTGGATTCAACTGCTTTTGGCCAATGCCTTTCCGCAAACGATTTCGTATGACGCTCGAAAATCGAAATCCGGACAAGGACATGATTTTGTTCTACCAGGTCAATTATAGTCTCGAGCCAGTTCCGGATAATGTGGCCTACTTTCATGCGCAGTTTCGCAGGGTAAACCCTGTTCCGTATGAGCGTGTTTATACGATTGTTGATGGGCTCAACGGCCAAGGGCATTATGCAGGGACCTACTTGGCCTGGGGCGTGAACAATGCTGGCTGGTGGGGAGAAGGGGAGATCAAATTTTATATTGATGATGATATCCCTGAAGGTGTCGCTACCGAGGCTGCTATAGCTGAGCACGGAGGTGACTCATTCCCGACGATTTGTGGAACAGGGACTGAGGATTACTTTGGAGGTTCCTACAATTTTGAAGATAAGCAGAATGCCCGATATCAGGAGTTTTCCACCCCTTATATGGGAGTGCCGCATGTCATGAGGCCGGATGGCCTTTATGATTCGCAACTGCGCTTTAGCATGTACCGCTGGCATATCCCGGATCCCATTCGATTCAGAAAGCGTCTGGCAGTGACGATTCAGGCGCTTGGTTGGCGCAGTGGCGGCCGCTACCTTCCGCTTCGGGACGATATTGCGTCTGTGGCTTACTGGTATCAGACGCTTCCGACGGCTCCTTTCCCAGAGCTACTTGATCGTGACTGTTTGGAGATTATTTGA